In one window of Candidatus Omnitrophota bacterium DNA:
- a CDS encoding alpha/beta hydrolase-fold protein — MGPSERQLGIVSYDIANGRGGKGIKLLLPQKIQPGKRYPVLYILPVSAAFWDQWWHNGIIEAAQQDIADQYGVICVYPQFERMPWYGDNPGNPKIRQESFILNDVIPFIDRNFPVSPGPEGRYLIGFSKSGFGAYHLLLRHPDIFGMAAAWDAPMIIDDLNVWGSGLRDVFGDKQNLRKYDIPALLSERAPELRSGRPRFVLMGYSYAKEQIEMIHALMASLNIPHVYDNSEKRDHRWDSGWFKNAVQSLFDYEHRENALTGLSFP; from the coding sequence ATGGGGCCTTCCGAGCGCCAACTGGGTATTGTTTCGTATGACATCGCAAATGGCAGGGGCGGGAAGGGCATCAAGCTATTGTTGCCTCAAAAAATTCAACCCGGGAAGAGATACCCCGTTCTTTATATCCTTCCTGTGTCTGCGGCTTTTTGGGACCAATGGTGGCATAATGGCATTATTGAAGCGGCTCAGCAGGATATTGCGGATCAGTATGGTGTGATTTGTGTTTATCCCCAGTTTGAGCGTATGCCGTGGTACGGTGATAATCCCGGCAACCCTAAAATCCGCCAGGAAAGTTTTATTTTAAATGATGTTATTCCGTTCATAGACCGGAATTTCCCGGTGTCGCCCGGGCCTGAGGGGCGGTATTTGATTGGATTCAGCAAGTCGGGGTTTGGCGCGTATCATTTATTGTTGAGGCATCCCGATATCTTTGGGATGGCGGCGGCGTGGGACGCGCCGATGATCATTGATGATCTCAATGTGTGGGGTTCCGGGCTCCGGGACGTTTTCGGCGATAAGCAGAATTTACGGAAATATGACATCCCGGCGCTGCTGTCGGAGCGGGCACCGGAATTGCGATCCGGCCGGCCCCGATTTGTTCTCATGGGGTATTCTTACGCGAAAGAGCAAATTGAAATGATACACGCGTTGATGGCGTCATTGAATATCCCCCATGTCTATGATAATTCCGAGAAACGCGACCATCGCTGGGACAGCGGATGGTTCAAAAATGCCGTTCAATCCCTTTTTGATTATGAGCACCGTGAAAATGCGCTTACAGGTCTTTCTTTCCCATAA
- a CDS encoding glycoside hydrolase family 5 protein, producing the protein MRPAVSRFLRVQGQNIVAGNDPVILKGVNLGGWLMMEGYILHAPNAAEQAFKKKFLSAAGERALKEFESEFRANFIRADDFRRIADIGFNCVRLPFNHRLVETAPDVYDHDGVKLLDRTVGWAKECGLWVVLDLHGACGAQNHDWHSDSLGTADLWTKKSCRDRTLALWKFLADRYRDEPAVAGYDLLNEPVLPDAGPLNDLYRQLIRTIRSVDKNHIIFLEGNRWAQDAACLERFDDDNLAVSVHYYGALEFTFNWVPHLAYPWETLHGRHDAGSIRGKLEEYQGLSRERGVPVFVGEFGVNNREGRYGEGLWVADALKAFEEFGFHWTYWTYKAVKNHVFPDGLFSYYDNPAWVNRQGPLSGWDTYAELWPEKKEEIIRSWRTENFRENEEIVKILKRACR; encoded by the coding sequence TTGAGGCCTGCCGTGTCCCGTTTCCTCCGTGTCCAAGGGCAGAACATTGTCGCCGGGAACGATCCCGTCATCCTCAAGGGCGTGAACCTTGGCGGGTGGCTGATGATGGAGGGGTATATCCTCCACGCCCCCAACGCCGCCGAACAGGCATTTAAGAAAAAATTTCTTTCTGCTGCAGGGGAGAGGGCGCTCAAAGAGTTTGAATCGGAATTCCGCGCCAATTTCATCCGCGCGGACGATTTTCGCCGCATCGCGGATATTGGGTTCAATTGCGTCCGTCTGCCGTTCAATCACCGGCTGGTGGAAACCGCGCCGGATGTTTATGACCATGACGGCGTGAAACTCCTGGACCGGACGGTCGGCTGGGCCAAAGAGTGCGGACTGTGGGTGGTCCTGGATTTGCACGGCGCCTGCGGCGCACAGAACCATGACTGGCATTCCGACAGCCTGGGAACCGCGGACCTGTGGACGAAGAAATCCTGCCGGGACCGGACACTGGCGCTGTGGAAATTTCTGGCGGACCGTTACCGAGATGAGCCGGCCGTGGCCGGGTATGATCTTCTGAACGAGCCTGTCCTGCCGGACGCGGGGCCGCTTAACGATCTTTACCGGCAGTTGATCCGGACGATCCGGAGCGTGGACAAGAACCATATCATTTTTCTGGAAGGCAACCGCTGGGCGCAGGACGCGGCGTGCCTGGAGCGGTTTGACGACGACAACCTGGCGGTCAGCGTCCACTATTATGGAGCGCTGGAGTTCACTTTTAACTGGGTCCCGCACCTGGCGTACCCATGGGAAACACTGCATGGCCGGCATGACGCGGGTTCGATCCGAGGAAAACTCGAGGAGTACCAAGGCCTTTCCCGGGAGCGGGGCGTGCCGGTTTTTGTCGGCGAATTCGGCGTTAATAACAGGGAAGGCCGTTACGGAGAGGGTCTCTGGGTGGCGGACGCCCTCAAGGCGTTTGAGGAATTTGGTTTTCACTGGACGTACTGGACCTACAAAGCCGTGAAGAATCATGTTTTCCCTGACGGCCTCTTCAGTTATTATGATAATCCGGCGTGGGTGAACCGTCAGGGGCCGTTGAGCGGGTGGGACACTTACGCCGAATTGTGGCCTGAGAAAAAAGAGGAGATCATCCGTTCGTGGCGGACGGAGAATTTCCGGGAGAACGAGGAGATCGTGAAAATTCTGAAGCGGGCATGCCGATGA
- a CDS encoding peptidylprolyl isomerase has translation MSAGLWPRAVLAQPDPVVVLETTQGTIELQLFPEAAPRACENFLGLVKKGYYDGIIFHRVIRGFMIQGGDPTGTGTGGESIYGGTFEDEVSPDLGFNREGLLAMANAGPGTNGSQFFITAAATPWLNMKHTIFGEVVEGYDVVQKIERTAVDAAGRPFEEQKILKAYVK, from the coding sequence ATGTCGGCCGGTTTGTGGCCGCGCGCCGTGCTGGCGCAGCCCGATCCCGTTGTGGTTTTGGAAACCACCCAGGGGACCATTGAACTGCAGCTGTTTCCCGAAGCCGCCCCCAGGGCCTGTGAGAATTTCCTGGGGCTGGTGAAGAAGGGGTATTATGACGGGATCATTTTTCACCGCGTCATCCGCGGGTTCATGATCCAGGGCGGGGACCCGACCGGGACCGGGACCGGCGGCGAAAGCATCTATGGCGGCACGTTCGAGGATGAGGTTTCACCGGACCTGGGGTTCAACCGGGAGGGCCTGCTGGCCATGGCCAACGCCGGCCCCGGCACCAACGGGAGCCAGTTTTTCATCACGGCCGCCGCTACGCCGTGGCTGAATATGAAGCACACGATCTTCGGCGAGGTGGTCGAAGGTTACGATGTCGTGCAGAAGATCGAGAGGACTGCCGTGGACGCGGCAGGCCGGCCGTTTGAGGAGCAGAAGATCCTCAAGGCGTATGTCAAGTGA
- a CDS encoding ATP-binding cassette domain-containing protein: MITISNLSKNFTQRMLFKDVSLSIFPNEKIGLTGPNGAGKSTLFNIILGELETSGGQVQMQKNLKIGYLPQEAHFDSQRTVLEEVTSGDERIQTLLKEKSGLEDANKADSMRYGDILHELEQLGIYDLEHKAEKVLSGLGFKEADFHRPINNLSGGWQMRTLLAKLLIYQYDILLLDEPTNYLDLSATLWLKDFLASYPGTFIIISHDKIFLGDVTNYTIVLENGQLNKVKGNYLTYEEQKEVGLKTLEKRQKVVEQKREQLERFTQRFHAQPNRAAAVRNKRKMLERLEEIDLPTERRSIKDFDFPLTRQSGYLVLSANKIGKSYSEKRIYQDLDFEITRGQKVCLVGPNGAGKSTLLKMIAGVLEPDSGQVKLGHQVDRGYFSQTRLDVLNPDRTVLDELASAATNGTYPALQMRTLLGLFNFHGDDVFKLVKVLSGGEKSRLILAKLLINPPNFMLLDEPTTHLDIDGVGALCKAFRQYEGTLCFISHDLFFVKEIANAIVEVDQGTLKSYPGGLDYYLEKKREGGTLGDQREKKAREEKLKEKEDRQRRHENENAKYKELEAQHRQAIKRVDMIKKEIKAMEQEKKDLETESYVKARFMTNSYGKDKEILKEYGQRLKWITGRLREIEARIRQLTEERNEINK; this comes from the coding sequence ATGATAACGATTTCTAATCTCTCCAAAAATTTCACTCAGCGCATGCTGTTCAAGGACGTGTCGCTGAGCATTTTTCCCAACGAGAAGATCGGGTTGACCGGTCCCAACGGCGCGGGGAAGTCCACGCTGTTCAACATCATCCTCGGCGAGCTGGAGACCTCAGGCGGCCAGGTGCAGATGCAGAAGAACCTCAAGATCGGCTATCTCCCGCAGGAAGCCCACTTTGATTCCCAGCGCACCGTGCTGGAAGAGGTCACCTCCGGAGACGAGCGGATCCAGACCCTTCTGAAGGAAAAATCCGGGCTGGAAGACGCCAATAAGGCGGACAGCATGCGTTACGGGGACATCCTGCACGAACTTGAGCAGCTGGGCATCTACGACCTGGAACACAAGGCCGAGAAGGTCTTGTCCGGGCTGGGATTCAAGGAAGCGGATTTCCACCGCCCGATCAACAACCTGAGCGGCGGCTGGCAGATGCGCACCCTGCTGGCGAAACTGCTGATTTACCAATACGATATCCTCCTGCTGGACGAGCCCACCAACTATCTTGACCTGTCCGCGACCCTGTGGCTGAAGGATTTTCTTGCGAGTTATCCGGGGACGTTCATCATCATTTCGCACGACAAGATCTTTCTGGGCGACGTCACGAATTACACGATCGTGCTGGAGAACGGGCAGCTGAACAAGGTCAAGGGGAATTATCTGACGTATGAGGAACAGAAAGAGGTTGGCCTGAAGACGCTGGAAAAGCGGCAGAAGGTGGTCGAGCAGAAGCGCGAACAGCTGGAGCGATTCACCCAGCGGTTTCACGCCCAGCCCAACCGCGCCGCGGCCGTGCGCAACAAACGCAAGATGCTGGAGCGGCTTGAGGAGATTGATCTCCCAACGGAGAGAAGGAGCATCAAGGATTTCGATTTCCCCCTGACGCGCCAGAGCGGGTATCTCGTCTTGTCGGCCAATAAGATCGGCAAATCCTACAGTGAAAAACGCATCTATCAGGACCTGGATTTTGAGATCACCCGCGGCCAGAAGGTCTGCTTGGTCGGGCCCAACGGCGCGGGCAAGTCCACATTGTTGAAAATGATCGCCGGCGTCCTGGAACCCGACAGCGGCCAGGTCAAGCTCGGCCACCAGGTGGACCGGGGATATTTTTCGCAGACGCGGCTGGATGTCCTCAACCCCGACCGCACGGTCCTTGACGAGCTCGCGTCCGCGGCCACCAACGGCACCTACCCGGCCCTGCAGATGAGGACATTGCTGGGGCTTTTCAACTTTCACGGCGACGACGTGTTCAAGCTGGTGAAGGTTCTCTCCGGCGGGGAGAAGAGCCGCCTGATCCTGGCCAAACTGCTTATCAATCCGCCCAACTTCATGCTTCTGGACGAGCCCACGACCCACCTGGACATCGACGGCGTGGGGGCCCTGTGCAAGGCCTTCCGCCAGTATGAAGGGACGCTGTGTTTCATCAGCCACGACCTGTTTTTCGTCAAAGAGATCGCCAACGCCATTGTCGAAGTCGACCAGGGGACCCTGAAGTCTTACCCCGGCGGGCTGGACTATTATTTAGAGAAGAAGCGGGAAGGCGGGACCCTGGGAGACCAGAGGGAAAAAAAGGCGCGGGAAGAGAAATTGAAGGAAAAAGAAGATCGCCAGCGGCGTCATGAAAACGAAAACGCCAAGTATAAGGAACTTGAAGCCCAGCACCGCCAGGCCATCAAGCGCGTGGACATGATCAAAAAAGAGATCAAGGCCATGGAGCAGGAGAAGAAGGACCTGGAAACGGAGAGTTACGTCAAGGCGCGTTTTATGACCAATTCCTACGGCAAGGACAAAGAGATCTTGAAGGAGTACGGCCAGCGGCTCAAATGGATCACCGGGCGGTTGCGCGAGATCGAGGCCCGGATCCGGCAGTTGACCGAGGAAAGAAATGAGATCAATAAATAA
- a CDS encoding tetratricopeptide repeat protein: MLSSRPALLLEKIANPRTALVLLAGLGAAAYVNAIPHPFVHDDVVFIQNNPLIRDWDLARIFAPAAARPAGELINPYYRPVLDILYRLLYAVSGGNPHGFHAFNAALHIFNGGLLYLLMSRILRRPAFAFGVAALFLLHPVQTEPVACIAGVSNLFFAGLFLGIFHLYLNVQEQEGGRRFLTVTAAAVLFAVALLSKEQAAVLPVLLLWYEAAYRGGGNRKPAAGGRVTIWVLAGILLSYFLFRKIFLGQWLVPLLDHREELFLRLLAVPRMILTDLQLLSWPAGLHYYRSIDVLSPSAGGWLGLGAVLVMMSAAVRRSRGTARQDLVFGLGWFFITLAPTLNVLPLIHEYSFVAAFEHFLYLPAAGFAVVALGVGRDMFNRIFKSRAADAGVICFGVILLACAGLTIRQNTFWRGEVPLFERAVRYEPGIGRLRALLGRAYYFEGRQEQAAEEFHRAAEIFNGYAARAGDPRARSFYLSLLKGVHSDWAHSHEARGDLKAAVAQYEKALVIDPADAVVENNLGTVYARMGWVNLARQHFEKAVELDPRDPKALTNLAVCLILQGHPDRAEVFLRKALEIDPQFAPARSNWESLRGQKRAPGKT, encoded by the coding sequence ATGCTGTCTTCCCGCCCGGCGCTGTTGCTGGAAAAAATCGCCAACCCTCGGACCGCTCTTGTCCTGCTCGCCGGTTTGGGGGCCGCGGCCTATGTCAACGCCATCCCGCATCCGTTTGTCCATGACGATGTTGTTTTTATCCAGAATAATCCTCTGATCAGGGACTGGGACCTGGCCCGGATATTTGCCCCGGCCGCCGCCCGTCCCGCCGGAGAGTTGATCAATCCGTATTACCGCCCAGTCCTGGATATCCTTTACCGGCTTTTGTATGCCGTGTCCGGCGGCAACCCGCATGGATTTCACGCTTTTAACGCGGCCCTGCATATTTTCAACGGCGGTCTGCTCTATTTGCTGATGAGCCGGATCCTGCGCCGGCCGGCCTTCGCGTTCGGCGTAGCGGCGCTGTTCCTGCTCCACCCGGTGCAGACGGAACCCGTGGCCTGTATCGCCGGGGTTTCCAACCTTTTTTTCGCGGGGCTGTTTCTTGGGATTTTTCATCTGTACCTGAACGTTCAGGAACAAGAGGGCGGCCGGCGTTTCCTGACGGTGACAGCGGCCGCGGTGTTGTTTGCCGTCGCCCTGCTGTCCAAAGAGCAGGCGGCGGTCCTGCCGGTCTTGCTGTTATGGTATGAGGCGGCATACCGGGGCGGCGGAAACCGGAAACCGGCGGCCGGAGGGCGGGTCACGATTTGGGTCCTGGCCGGGATACTACTTTCCTATTTTCTCTTTCGCAAGATTTTTCTGGGCCAATGGCTGGTGCCCTTGCTGGATCACCGGGAGGAATTGTTTTTAAGGCTGCTCGCCGTGCCCCGGATGATCCTGACGGACCTGCAGCTTCTGTCCTGGCCCGCGGGCCTGCATTATTACCGGAGCATCGATGTCCTCTCCCCGTCGGCGGGAGGATGGCTCGGGCTGGGGGCTGTTCTGGTGATGATGTCCGCGGCGGTCCGGCGGTCCCGCGGGACCGCCCGGCAGGATTTGGTCTTCGGGTTGGGCTGGTTTTTCATCACGCTGGCCCCGACGCTCAACGTCCTTCCGCTCATCCACGAATATTCTTTTGTCGCGGCCTTTGAGCATTTTTTGTATCTTCCGGCGGCGGGGTTTGCGGTTGTGGCCCTTGGCGTGGGCAGGGACATGTTTAATCGGATTTTTAAGTCCCGGGCCGCAGACGCGGGGGTGATCTGTTTCGGTGTGATCCTGCTTGCCTGCGCCGGATTGACGATCCGGCAGAACACGTTTTGGCGCGGGGAGGTCCCGCTTTTTGAACGGGCCGTGCGCTATGAGCCGGGGATAGGGCGCCTGCGCGCCCTGCTGGGACGCGCGTATTATTTTGAAGGCCGGCAGGAGCAAGCCGCGGAGGAATTCCACCGGGCGGCGGAGATTTTTAACGGCTACGCCGCCAGGGCCGGAGACCCTCGGGCCAGATCATTTTATTTGTCTCTGCTCAAAGGGGTCCATTCTGACTGGGCGCACAGTCATGAAGCCCGGGGGGACTTGAAGGCCGCGGTCGCGCAGTATGAAAAGGCCCTGGTCATTGACCCCGCGGATGCCGTGGTGGAAAACAATCTGGGCACGGTCTACGCGCGCATGGGCTGGGTGAATCTTGCCCGGCAGCATTTCGAGAAGGCCGTCGAGCTGGACCCCCGCGACCCGAAGGCCCTGACCAACCTCGCCGTGTGCCTGATTTTGCAGGGGCACCCGGACCGGGCCGAGGTTTTTTTGCGCAAGGCCCTGGAGATCGATCCCCAGTTTGCCCCGGCGCGTTCCAACTGGGAGAGCCTGCGGGGACAGAAACGGGCGCCCGGAAAGACTTGA
- a CDS encoding cytidine/deoxycytidylate deaminase family protein, whose product MKKKRPNWDEYFLKLAMLASERATCPRMHCGCVLVKNKNVIATGYNGSIPGDEHCEDVGCLVVDNHCVRTVHAEMNALVQAARRGHAVEGATAYVTNMPCTTCAKALITAGIKRIVVFSDFHDTLATDFCKKGGVLIDKIEMPAKEIDYDIKSYTSARL is encoded by the coding sequence ATGAAAAAGAAACGGCCGAATTGGGACGAGTACTTTCTGAAGCTCGCCATGCTGGCGTCCGAGCGGGCCACCTGCCCTCGGATGCACTGCGGCTGCGTTCTGGTCAAGAACAAGAACGTCATCGCCACGGGGTACAACGGGTCCATCCCCGGCGACGAGCATTGCGAAGATGTCGGGTGTCTGGTGGTGGACAACCACTGCGTCCGCACCGTGCACGCGGAGATGAACGCCCTGGTCCAGGCCGCCCGGCGCGGACACGCGGTCGAGGGGGCCACGGCCTATGTGACCAACATGCCCTGCACGACTTGCGCCAAGGCGCTGATCACCGCCGGCATCAAGCGGATCGTCGTTTTTTCGGATTTCCACGACACCCTGGCCACGGATTTCTGCAAAAAGGGCGGTGTTTTGATCGACAAGATCGAGATGCCGGCCAAGGAAATCGATTACGACATCAAGAGCTACACCTCCGCCCGTCTTTAG
- a CDS encoding RNA methyltransferase gives MPMIITSLTNPKIKQIVKLRDRKTREESGLTVVEGAREILRAFEAGVRFQEVYLCRDILDSASDRALARFCKAHEAVLNETSKEVFAKIGYGDRQDGVLGVCFLQPKGLKDIRWTACPLIVVAEHVEKPGNLGAILRTCDAAGVDALIVANPQTDIFNPNVIRSSLGTVFTVPVFVAGNGEAAEALRQKGVRVCAATPSAETVYSGCDFKAPTAIVVGSEEKGLSPFWMERADLKVKIPMKGRADSLNVSASTAVLVYEALRQRHGPG, from the coding sequence ATGCCGATGATCATTACGAGCCTGACCAATCCGAAGATCAAGCAGATCGTGAAGCTGCGGGACCGCAAGACCCGTGAGGAGAGCGGTCTCACCGTGGTCGAGGGCGCGAGGGAGATCCTGCGCGCTTTTGAGGCCGGGGTGCGCTTCCAGGAGGTTTATCTTTGCCGCGACATCCTGGACAGCGCGTCGGACCGGGCGCTGGCCAGATTTTGTAAAGCCCACGAAGCCGTCCTCAATGAGACTTCGAAAGAGGTCTTTGCCAAGATCGGATACGGCGACCGCCAGGACGGGGTCCTGGGCGTGTGTTTTCTTCAGCCGAAAGGGTTGAAAGATATCCGCTGGACGGCTTGTCCGCTGATCGTGGTGGCGGAACACGTCGAGAAACCCGGCAACCTGGGCGCGATCCTGCGGACCTGCGACGCGGCCGGGGTGGACGCCCTGATCGTGGCCAATCCCCAGACGGACATTTTTAACCCCAACGTGATCCGGTCCAGTCTCGGCACGGTGTTCACCGTCCCGGTCTTTGTCGCCGGCAACGGGGAAGCGGCCGAGGCCCTGCGGCAAAAAGGCGTCCGCGTCTGCGCGGCCACTCCGTCCGCGGAAACGGTTTATTCCGGCTGTGATTTCAAGGCACCGACGGCCATCGTGGTGGGCAGCGAGGAAAAAGGTTTGAGCCCGTTCTGGATGGAGAGGGCGGACTTGAAGGTGAAGATCCCGATGAAAGGCCGCGCCGATTCCCTGAACGTCTCGGCGTCCACGGCGGTTCTGGTGTATGAGGCCCTCCGGCAGAGGCACGGACCCGGTTGA
- a CDS encoding pyridoxal phosphate-dependent aminotransferase — protein sequence MDRRKTQQNREEKIRFSRRTDWELSANRLTSLWEDLRRGGQVYDLTESNPTRCGFAYPSDRILPALSSPDNLSYLPHPQGLAAAREEVCRYYRRFRLPVDPSQVFLTSSTSEAYSFLFRLLADPDDRVLFPRPSYPLFQFLVDLSDIVMDFYSLAYAGGWTVDFESLASEIRDRTRAIALVNPNNPTGSYVSPDERGRLNRICREKGLALISDEVFLDYSWKDPNPGRFSLAGQQEALTFVLGGVSKALALPQMKLSWIVVSGPAEETREAARRLEVIADTYLSVNTPVQNALPAWSACQEEIQTQARARVRQNREFVEQHLPPGTECLSAQAGWYAVLRLSPDISEEELALNLLEKHRVYVHPGYFFDFEDGAHLVISLLPEPQIFQEGFRRLGLQLAA from the coding sequence ATGGATCGGCGTAAAACCCAGCAGAACAGGGAAGAAAAAATCCGGTTCTCCCGCCGCACAGACTGGGAATTGTCGGCTAACCGTCTGACGTCCCTCTGGGAGGATCTGCGGCGCGGCGGCCAGGTCTATGACCTGACCGAGTCCAACCCCACGCGTTGCGGGTTTGCCTACCCTTCAGACCGGATCCTGCCGGCCCTGTCCAGCCCGGATAATCTTTCGTACCTCCCGCATCCCCAGGGTTTGGCGGCGGCGCGGGAGGAGGTGTGCCGTTATTACCGGCGGTTCAGGCTTCCCGTGGATCCGTCGCAGGTTTTTTTAACGTCCAGCACCTCCGAGGCCTACAGTTTTCTGTTCCGGCTTCTGGCCGACCCGGACGATCGGGTCCTGTTTCCCCGCCCCAGCTATCCTCTTTTTCAATTTTTGGTGGACCTCAGCGATATCGTGATGGATTTTTATTCCCTGGCTTATGCCGGCGGGTGGACCGTCGATTTTGAATCCCTGGCATCGGAGATCCGGGACCGGACCAGGGCCATCGCCCTGGTCAATCCCAACAATCCGACGGGGTCGTATGTTTCTCCTGACGAGCGCGGCCGGTTGAACCGGATCTGCCGGGAGAAGGGCCTGGCCCTGATTAGCGATGAAGTTTTTCTGGATTATTCCTGGAAAGACCCGAACCCCGGGAGGTTTTCCCTGGCCGGCCAGCAGGAAGCGCTGACATTTGTGCTGGGCGGCGTGTCCAAGGCCCTGGCCCTGCCGCAGATGAAATTGTCCTGGATCGTTGTGAGCGGCCCGGCTGAGGAAACCCGGGAGGCGGCCCGGCGGCTGGAGGTGATCGCCGACACGTATCTGTCGGTGAACACGCCGGTCCAGAACGCCCTGCCGGCGTGGTCCGCCTGCCAGGAGGAGATCCAGACCCAGGCCCGGGCGCGGGTCAGGCAGAACCGTGAATTTGTAGAACAGCACCTGCCCCCGGGAACGGAATGCCTCTCGGCCCAGGCCGGCTGGTATGCGGTCCTGCGTTTGTCTCCGGACATTTCCGAGGAAGAACTGGCCTTGAATCTGCTGGAAAAACACCGGGTCTATGTCCACCCCGGGTATTTTTTTGATTTTGAGGACGGGGCCCATCTGGTGATCAGCCTTTTGCCGGAGCCGCAGATCTTTCAGGAAGGCTTCCGGCGGCTGGGCCTCCAGCTGGCGGCTTGA
- a CDS encoding alpha/beta hydrolase: protein MMIKFLIFAVAAIGLFGLFVRYLESVSIFYPSRTISYHPSQIGLAYEDVTFITSDHVRLNGWFVPRAGATATLLVFHGNAGNIGDRLEKVLIFHDLGLNVFIVDYRGYGKSEGKPSEAGLYKDAGAAYAWLAGDKKVPPSRIIVYGESLGGVAATYVASRKPAGALVLDSAFTSAADMAKLIVPGVPSWLLSAKLDAVGMAAKVSAPTLVLHSRDDEIVPFRQGKKMFDAARDPKELVVIRGSHNEGFITSRPEYVEGLRLFLKKHGFI from the coding sequence ATGATGATCAAATTCCTCATTTTCGCGGTCGCCGCGATCGGTCTGTTCGGTTTGTTTGTCCGTTACCTGGAATCGGTCTCGATTTTTTATCCTTCCCGGACGATTTCTTACCATCCTTCGCAGATCGGCCTGGCGTATGAGGATGTCACGTTCATCACCTCGGACCATGTCCGGTTGAACGGATGGTTTGTGCCCCGGGCCGGCGCCACGGCGACCCTGCTGGTTTTTCACGGCAACGCCGGCAACATCGGCGACCGCCTGGAAAAGGTTCTGATCTTCCATGATCTCGGCCTGAACGTTTTTATCGTGGATTACCGCGGTTACGGCAAAAGCGAAGGAAAGCCCAGCGAGGCCGGCCTTTACAAAGACGCCGGCGCGGCGTACGCGTGGCTGGCCGGTGATAAAAAGGTCCCGCCGTCCCGGATCATCGTTTACGGCGAATCCCTGGGCGGGGTGGCCGCGACGTATGTGGCGTCGCGCAAACCGGCCGGCGCCCTGGTCCTGGATTCCGCGTTCACATCCGCGGCGGACATGGCCAAACTGATTGTGCCGGGAGTCCCTTCCTGGCTGTTGAGCGCGAAGCTGGATGCCGTCGGCATGGCCGCCAAGGTGTCTGCCCCGACGCTGGTCCTGCACAGCCGGGATGACGAGATCGTTCCTTTCCGCCAGGGGAAAAAGATGTTTGACGCGGCCCGGGACCCGAAAGAGCTCGTTGTCATCCGCGGCTCGCACAATGAAGGATTCATCACCTCCCGCCCGGAATATGTGGAGGGATTGAGACTTTTTTTGAAAAAGCATGGATTCATTTGA
- a CDS encoding response regulator produces the protein MLKILVADDEPDVLAAMVKKLSLEGFETVSAADGEEAWAKIGSENPDIVLLDLNMPKMDGFTVLRNLREHPPSDKWQPVIIISGRVELDDMKQGFSLEADHYLTKPCSMADVLKAVRLMINLLPQRKTRQDLEREKA, from the coding sequence GTGTTAAAAATTCTTGTTGCCGACGATGAACCGGACGTGCTGGCCGCCATGGTCAAGAAACTGTCCCTGGAAGGCTTTGAGACGGTCTCGGCCGCGGACGGGGAAGAGGCCTGGGCCAAGATCGGGAGCGAAAATCCGGACATCGTCCTTTTGGACCTCAACATGCCCAAGATGGACGGTTTCACCGTCCTGAGAAATCTGCGGGAGCATCCTCCGTCGGACAAGTGGCAGCCGGTCATCATCATCTCCGGCCGCGTCGAGCTGGACGACATGAAGCAGGGGTTTTCGCTGGAGGCGGACCACTACCTGACGAAACCCTGCTCCATGGCAGACGTGCTCAAGGCCGTCCGTTTGATGATCAATCTGCTCCCCCAGAGAAAGACCCGTCAGGACCTTGAACGCGAAAAGGCATAA
- a CDS encoding pseudouridine synthase yields MSTVKMRLQVFLSHNGVCSRRDAMDVIKAGRVCVNGRLQKEPSTPISPGQDQVTVDGDPVGRRDYDYVILNKPAGYVTTKEDRHAEKTVLDLLPASLKHLHPVGRLDKESEGLLLLTNDGQLTHRLTHPRFHLDKTYSVRIRGVLKPGDKDRLEKGIELEGQKTLPAKIRDVKDAAGQTEFLITIQEGRKRQIRLMLAACGHQVVILKRLSQGPIDLGYLKPGAYRRLTEDEVSQLKKTAEV; encoded by the coding sequence ATGAGCACCGTGAAAATGCGCTTACAGGTCTTTCTTTCCCATAACGGCGTTTGTTCGCGCCGTGACGCGATGGATGTGATCAAGGCCGGCCGCGTCTGCGTCAACGGCCGTTTGCAGAAAGAACCTTCCACTCCGATCTCTCCGGGGCAGGACCAGGTGACCGTGGACGGCGATCCCGTCGGCCGGAGAGATTATGATTATGTGATCCTCAACAAGCCGGCCGGGTACGTGACCACCAAGGAAGACCGCCACGCGGAGAAGACCGTTCTGGATCTGTTACCCGCGTCCCTGAAGCACCTGCATCCGGTCGGGCGGCTGGACAAGGAGAGCGAAGGGTTATTGCTTCTGACCAACGACGGGCAATTGACGCACCGGCTGACCCATCCGCGGTTTCATCTGGACAAGACCTACAGCGTGCGGATCCGCGGCGTCCTCAAGCCCGGGGACAAGGACCGGCTGGAAAAGGGCATTGAGCTCGAAGGCCAAAAGACCCTCCCGGCCAAAATCCGCGACGTGAAAGACGCAGCCGGGCAAACGGAATTCTTGATCACCATCCAGGAAGGCCGCAAACGGCAGATCCGGCTCATGCTGGCGGCCTGCGGGCACCAAGTTGTGATCCTGAAACGCTTGTCCCAGGGGCCGATTGATCTGGGCTATCTCAAACCAGGGGCTTACCGGCGGCTGACCGAGGACGAAGTTTCCCAATTGAAGAAAACGGCGGAAGTGTAA